The DNA window AACGGGCGGAAGCCCGGTCCTCGACATACACCGAGGACCGGGCAGAAGCTCAGCCTACTTGGACTCAGCTGCCTTGAACGGGAAGCCGAGCGCCTTGAGCAGCGCGCGACCCTCGTCGTCGTTCTTGGCCGTGGTCACGACGGTGATGTCGAAGCCGCGGACGCGATCGATCTTGTCCTGGTCGATCTCGTGGAACATGGACTGCTCCTGGAGACCGAAGGTGTAGTTGCCGTTGCCGTCGAACTGCTTGTCCGAGAGGCCGCGGAAGTCGCGGATACGCGGAAGAGCGAGGCTCAGCAGGCGGTCCAGGAACTCCCAGGCGCGGTCGCCACGAAGCGTGACGTGAGCGCCGATGGGCTGACCCTCGCGCAGCTTGAACTGCGCGATGGACTTGCGAGCCTTGGTGACCTGCGGCTTCTGGCCGGTGATCTTGGTGAGGTCCGAAACAGCGCCGTCGATGACCTTGCTGTCGCGGGCTGCCTCGCCCACACCGGTGTTGACGACGACCTTCACGAGACCGGGCACCTGGTGCACGTTCGTGAAGCCGAAGTCCTTCTGCAGCTGCGGAAGGATCTCAGCGCGGTACTTCTGCTTGAGACGGGGCTGGATTTTGCCAGTCGCCACTTCTGTGTCGGTCATTAGAGGTCCTTACCTGACTTCTTGGCGTAACGAACGCGGACCGTCTTGGTGACGCCGTCCTTCGTGACTTCCTCGTTGCGGTGGCCGACCTTGGTCGGGCCCTTGGTCTCCGGGTCGACGAGCGCGACGTTGGAGATGTGGATCGAAGCCTCGACGGTCTCGATGCCGCCGGTCTTCGTCCCACGCTGGGTCTGGCCGACACGGGAGTGCTTCGTGACGTAGTTGACGCCCTCCACGATCACCCGGTTCTTGTCCGCCAGGACCTCGATGACGCGACCCTGCTTGCCGCGGTAACCACCGCGGTCCTGCTTCGGGCCGGAGACGACCTGAACCAGGTCGCCCTTCTTGATCTTTGCCATGACTTAGATAACCTCCGGCGCCAACGAGACGATCTTCATGAACTTCTTGTCACGAAGCTCGCGACCGACCGGTCCGAAGATGCGGGTACCACGGGGGTCCCCGTCAGCCTTCAGGATGACAGCGGCGTTCTCGTCGAACTTGATGTAGGAACCGTCGGGACGACGGGTCTGCTTGCGGGTGCGGACGATGACCGCCTTGACGACGTCGCCCTTCTTGACGTTGCCACCGGGGATCGCGTCCTTGACGGTCGCGACGATGGTGTCACCGAGACCCGCGTAGCGGCGGCCGGAGCCACCGAGCACACGAATGGTCAGGAGCTCCTTGGCACCGGTGTTGTCGGCGACCTTGACTCGTGATTCTTGCTGAAGCATTGTTCGCTTTCCTCTCAGTAAGCCGCGAGGCCTACTTGGCCTTCTCGAGAATCTCGACCAGGCGCCAGCGCTTGGTGGCGCTGGTCGGGCGGGTCTCGCTGATCAGGACGAGGTCGCCGATGCCGGCGGAGTTCGCCTCGTCGTGAGCCTTGACCTTGGAGGTGCGGCGGATGACCTTGCCGTAGAGCGGGTGCTTCACGCGGTCCTCGACCTCGACGACGATGGTCTTCTCCATCTTGTCGCTGGTCACCAGACCACGACGGGTCTTGCGGTAGCCACGAGCAGCGGCGTCCTTGACGTCGTGCTCGGCCGACTCGTGACCCTCGGGGGCCTTGTCAGTAGCGGTAGCCATGTCTAGGCCTCCTTCGTGGTCTCGGCGTCGGCTGCAGCGGTGTCCTCGGACTTCGGTGCGGCCTTGGCCTTCTTGGTCTTCTTCTCGGCCTTGGCCTCGACGACCTCGACGGTCGGCGTGGCCCGGATGCCGAGCTCGCGCTCACGGATGACCGTGTAGATGCGAGCGATGTCGCGCTTCACGGCGCGCAGGCGGCCGTGGTTCTCGAGCTGCCCCGTGGCCGACTGGAAGCGCAGGTTGAACAGCTCTTCCTTGGCCTTGCGGAGCTCCTCGACGAGGCGCTGGTCTTCAAAGGTGTCGAGCTCGACGGGGGTGAGCTCCTTGGATCCGATCGCCATTATGCGTCGCCCTCCTCGCGCTTGATGATGCGTGCCTTGAGGGGCAGCTTGTGGATTGCACGGGTGAGCGCCTCGCGGGCCAGGGTCTCATCGACTCCGGCGACCTCGAACAGCACACGACCCGGCTTGACGTTCGCGACCCACCACTCGGGCGAACCCTTACCGGAACCCATGCGGGTTTCGGCGGGCTTCTTGGTCAGCGGACGGTCGGGGTAGATGTTGATCCACACCTTGCCGCCGCGCTTGATGTGACGCGTCATGGCGATACGAGCGGACTCGATCTGACGGTTGGTCACGTAAGCGGGCGTCAGGGCCTGGATGCCGTACTCACCGAACGACACCTTGGTGCCACCGGTGGCCTGGCCGGAACGGCCGGGGTGGTGCTGCTTCCGGTGCTTGACTTTGCGTGGGATCAACATGGTTATGCCTCAACTCCTGCGGCGGCGGGCGCCTCGACAGCTGCCTTGGGGGCGCTGCTCGGACCGGCGTTGCGACGGGGGCGGTCGCCACCGTCACGGCGCTCGGGACGCGTCGACTTCTGGTTGGCCTGCTCGCGAGCAAGCTCCTTGTTGGTGATG is part of the Plantibacter sp. Leaf314 genome and encodes:
- the rplE gene encoding 50S ribosomal protein L5; this encodes MTDTEVATGKIQPRLKQKYRAEILPQLQKDFGFTNVHQVPGLVKVVVNTGVGEAARDSKVIDGAVSDLTKITGQKPQVTKARKSIAQFKLREGQPIGAHVTLRGDRAWEFLDRLLSLALPRIRDFRGLSDKQFDGNGNYTFGLQEQSMFHEIDQDKIDRVRGFDITVVTTAKNDDEGRALLKALGFPFKAAESK
- the rplX gene encoding 50S ribosomal protein L24 produces the protein MAKIKKGDLVQVVSGPKQDRGGYRGKQGRVIEVLADKNRVIVEGVNYVTKHSRVGQTQRGTKTGGIETVEASIHISNVALVDPETKGPTKVGHRNEEVTKDGVTKTVRVRYAKKSGKDL
- the rplN gene encoding 50S ribosomal protein L14 codes for the protein MLQQESRVKVADNTGAKELLTIRVLGGSGRRYAGLGDTIVATVKDAIPGGNVKKGDVVKAVIVRTRKQTRRPDGSYIKFDENAAVILKADGDPRGTRIFGPVGRELRDKKFMKIVSLAPEVI
- the rpsQ gene encoding 30S ribosomal protein S17, whose translation is MATATDKAPEGHESAEHDVKDAAARGYRKTRRGLVTSDKMEKTIVVEVEDRVKHPLYGKVIRRTSKVKAHDEANSAGIGDLVLISETRPTSATKRWRLVEILEKAK
- the rpmC gene encoding 50S ribosomal protein L29 — encoded protein: MAIGSKELTPVELDTFEDQRLVEELRKAKEELFNLRFQSATGQLENHGRLRAVKRDIARIYTVIRERELGIRATPTVEVVEAKAEKKTKKAKAAPKSEDTAAADAETTKEA
- the rplP gene encoding 50S ribosomal protein L16 yields the protein MLIPRKVKHRKQHHPGRSGQATGGTKVSFGEYGIQALTPAYVTNRQIESARIAMTRHIKRGGKVWINIYPDRPLTKKPAETRMGSGKGSPEWWVANVKPGRVLFEVAGVDETLAREALTRAIHKLPLKARIIKREEGDA